In one window of Clarias gariepinus isolate MV-2021 ecotype Netherlands chromosome 10, CGAR_prim_01v2, whole genome shotgun sequence DNA:
- the gal gene encoding galanin peptides isoform X1 has product MQKCIGGVCISLVFCALLTETLGMVIAAKEKRGWTLNSAGYLLGPRRIDHLIQIKEAPSARGREELLGEYGIDSHRTLSDKQGLAGKRDALMEDDIKSGGLRIADEEVVHTIVDFLSFLRLKEMGALDSLSSSLASDEFTQP; this is encoded by the exons ATGCAGAAGTGTATCGGTGGTGTTTGTATCTCGCTGGTGTTTTGCGCACTCTTGACCGAGACGCTGGGAATGGTCATCGCG GCGAAAGAAAAGCGCGGCTGGACCCTGAACAGCGCTGGATATCTGCTCGGTCCCC GTCGTATTGATCATCTAATACAGATAAAGGAAGCTCCCAGTGCAAGGGGGAGAGAAGAGCTGCTTGGTGAAT ATGGCATCGACAGTCACAGGACGCTCAGCGATAAACAGGGTCTGGCTGGAAAGAGGGACGCGCTCATGGAGGACGACATCAAATCCG gtgGCCTGAGAATAGCAGATGAAGAGGTCGTGCACACCATCGTAGACTTCCTGTCGTTCCTCAGGCTGAAAG AAATGGGCGCTCTCGACAGCCTGTCCTCCTCCCTCGCTTCAGACGAATTTACTCAGCCCTAA
- the gal gene encoding galanin peptides isoform X2 yields MQKCIGGVCISLVFCALLTETLGMVIAAKEKRGWTLNSAGYLLGPHGIDSHRTLSDKQGLAGKRDALMEDDIKSGGLRIADEEVVHTIVDFLSFLRLKEMGALDSLSSSLASDEFTQP; encoded by the exons ATGCAGAAGTGTATCGGTGGTGTTTGTATCTCGCTGGTGTTTTGCGCACTCTTGACCGAGACGCTGGGAATGGTCATCGCG GCGAAAGAAAAGCGCGGCTGGACCCTGAACAGCGCTGGATATCTGCTCGGTCCCC ATGGCATCGACAGTCACAGGACGCTCAGCGATAAACAGGGTCTGGCTGGAAAGAGGGACGCGCTCATGGAGGACGACATCAAATCCG gtgGCCTGAGAATAGCAGATGAAGAGGTCGTGCACACCATCGTAGACTTCCTGTCGTTCCTCAGGCTGAAAG AAATGGGCGCTCTCGACAGCCTGTCCTCCTCCCTCGCTTCAGACGAATTTACTCAGCCCTAA